TATTTAATTTGTAACAGTTGAGAGGTGTTAATGATATTTGTATTGCAGAAGACGAAGCCAACACAGCATAGTGTGAGAGAACTGAGGAGCCTTGGGTTGACACCAAATATCCTAGCATGTCGCAGCACCAAGGTAATGTTTTCATGTTCTGTAGTGTTTAATGATTAGCCATGGAATTTTTTGATTGATTTTTCATCTTATCAGTTCTTGTTTTGTTACAGGCACTTGAAGAGAATGTCAAGACGAAACTCTCTCAGTTTTGCCATGTGCCGGTAATTTGTTGTTGATGTTTATTTAATTTCGTAGAAGCAGAGAGGTTTGATCTCGTCTTTAACAAGTGAACATTCTTGTCTTGCTTTTTCTTTGGTTTCCTAGGAAGAAAACATTGTGACGCTCTATGACGTTCCAAACATCTGGCATGTTCCCCTGCTTTTAAGGGTAAGTAAAGTTCGCTTGAATAGTTTCTAACCTTACTTATGAAGCCAAAGAAGCCTGATTTCCTTTGTTGTTAACTTCTCTAAAATAGGATCAAAAGGCTCATGGAGCAATCTTAAAAGAGTTGAACCTCCTTGGGTTTGTCTCTGAACCATCTTTTCGCTTTTCTGTGATGACTTTTTCTCTACTAATAGAGATTTTGATTCCTTCTGCAATCTGCAGCAAAGCTGTAGAGGCTGACGTGACCGAATGGACTGAAAGAACTAAAATTTATGATTCGCTGCAAGATCCTGTAAGTAAACACTTCTTTAAAAAATATGTTTCCAATGCCAAGAGTGTCTATATAATGGAATCCATTGTTCATTCTCAATGGTACAGGTCAGAATTGCTATGGTTGGAAAATACACTGGCCTTACTGATTCTTACCTTTCCGTGTTGAAGGTAACACTGTCAATTGTGTACTTAAATAAACCAAATATAGAGCTATGCATTTCCTTATGAACTGACTCTGTTATTGAGGATTCTGTAAAACTGAGCTTTTTCATTTTTCTGCAGGCACTTTTGCATGCTTCTGTGGCATGTCACAAGAAGCTCGTTGTAGAGTGGGTTGCAGCCAGTGACCTTGAAGAGATTACAGCACATGAAGTAAGTCTTGTCTTCGTTTCTCTTAGTGTATATAAACTCATGAGTCTTTGTACGACTTACCATTGCAGACGCCAGATGTCCATAAAGCTGCATGGGATCTTTTGAAGGTAGGTTTAATTCTTATGAAACCTGGCATGCTGAGATTAAAGTAAATATGTTGGACTTAGCAATCAGAATTTTTCTTGTTTCAGGGTGCTGATGGGATTCTAGTACCAGGAGGTTTTGGTGATAGAGGAGTGCAAGGAAAGATACTTGCTACAAAGTACGCACGTGAAAACCAAGTCCCTTTCCTTGGGATATGCCTGGGGATGCAGCTGGCTGTTGTTGAATTTGCCCGCTCCATTCTTGGCTATAAGGATGCAAACAGCACAGAGTTTGAACCAGAAACGTCAAGCCCTTGCGTCATATTTATGCCTGAAGTACTACCATATAATCTTCTCATTTGGCTGATAACATGCTTTAAATTTCTCTAAATGTCTTCTTAACCTTGTTTTCAATCTTTTTTGTAAAAGGGATCAACAACTCATATGGGAGGCACAATGCGCTTAGGTTCAAGGAGAACTCACTTTCAGGTTCCTGATTGCAAGTCTGCTAAGTTGTAAGTACATAACACACAACTCTTAGGACTCATTTCCAAAGCCAGAAAGTCTATATAATTTGTTATTTCCATCTTTAGGTACGGTAATGCAAAGTATGTTGATGAGAGACACCGGCACAGATATGAGGTTAATACAGCTTCTTCTATTCTACATATTGTTTGTTTCCTTGAGCTCTCTCCTGACTCCTGAGTCGTTGAAAATGTGACATGTTTTCTTATAATGGCAGGTAAATCCAGATATGATATCAGAAATTGAGAATGCTGGACTCTCATTCGTTGGGAAGGATGGGACTGGGCGTCGTATGGAGGTAATATGCTCGTACAAACCATGTTTAATGTGTAACTTCAGTGAGCTTAGAAGAACAGTGTATGAATGCTTTCGTGTGTGAGGTGCAGATTGTGGAACTCCAAAATCATCCATACTTTGTAGGTGTTCAGTTCCATCCTGAGTTCAAGTCCAGACCAGGAAAACCTTCAGCATTGTTTCTTGGTAAGAACCCATGGTTATGTATGTAGCATAATGGCAAGAAACTGTGTTGATTGTGTTTGTGGGATTTTACTAAGAAACGTTTTGTTACAAAACAGGTCTTATAGCAGCAGCGTCTGGGTGTCTAGAAGCAGTTCTGCAAGCAAGTGGCAAGATGAACAAAGTTTTGATTAATGGAATGGCCAATGGAACAGCAATGGGGAAATTTTATCAGAACGGCAATGTGTATAGCAACGGAAACGGGTTACATCACTGACTCAAGAAAGGAGCAAATTTTACTGCATTTTGAAAACTCTCTTTTTTGGTTTCCTTTAATCAAAGCCACTCTGCATGTATAGAGCCTGAGCTTGTTTCCTTTGTCTTGAAGACTTTGTTGTTGGTTTTGGGGGATAGATATGGATGTGAAGTGTGTGCTTCATGTTCTTGGAGATGCTTTTGCCTTTCCATAGCTAAAAGTAATAAACATTTCTAATCTAGTGTTGCCTTTCTTTTTTTTTCTTCATTTGAAAGCAATGTTTAAAAAATCTTTAAATGGTGATTATGTGTTTTATAAAGAATTATTGTTTAGACGAACATTTAAACTGATTTTTTTAATGCCTATTGATTTTAAAAATTATATTCTAAAATAAATTGTTTTATTTACTGTTAGAACACTGTTTGTAAGTAATGCAACCAAACAATAATGCACCATTTAGTAAGAAAAACTTCACAGATTTTAGTTTTTCTTTATTGCTTCCAATTAAAATCTCTCACAATTTGTAAATATCAAATTTGTGTTTGAGTAAGCTTTGCTGCTAATCTACATTTTTTCTGGCTTTCAGAAATCTAATGTGATTTATTTCATTCCTGCACTCTGTTATTCATCACCACACCGTCATAAAGAACCAAACTCCAAAAGGATGAGATCAAAAACGCAAACGCCGAGTAAGGAGTACTAATCGCTGAAACTCCACTTGTTGTTGAGTTGTCTTTTGCAGAAGAAGGTGGCTTAGCAGTAGCAGCAGCAACAAAAAGCTTAGTAGTAGAGGAAGGTGGAGAAGGTGGCTCGTCATCAAACAATTAAAGCAAAATCATGATTCCTCCAAACTCATGATCCTGATAATCGAATTATCAGAATCCCTTTAACCCCAAACATCAACATCAAGCTGAGACGTATATACATTCTCTCCGATCAGTAACATACATTTTGATCGCCATAGCTAACTGCACTCGGTATACCTCCATCGAATTGAAATCGACACTCAAATATCTGCAGTCTTGGTACCAAAGCTAATGAAGAGGATACCACTGCAACGGTCATTAGATGGTATTTGTTTCTATAGTGTATTTTGTACATAAAACCAATTATCTAATAATTTTAAATAACTCTTGATAATTATTATGAGTGAAATCCTTGTTTTCCAATAAGGAGAGATTTTTAAGAGTTTGAATATATGATTAATTTAATAAGATTGGATTTGACAGAATTTTTATAATACCAGATACTAAATACTAGAAATTTAAACAAAAACTAAAATTCTTAAAAATCATCAATACAATAAGGTCCCTCTTTAATTAACGAAAAAAAAAGTTCACAGTTTTAGAAGTGACATGTGTCAATAAAAACTCCATAGAAAGACAAAACTATTTTATTACTAAGAAAAAACTCTCTGTAAAGAAATAAAATTCTTTTTTTTTGTTCAACAGAAATAAAATTCTATTTTATTATATAAGAACTAGGATTAAACTCGTCCTACGGATGGGTAAACAAATATACAAATAATTTAAATATATTTAAATATTTATTTTTTTTACTTAAAAATAAAATTAATTTTTACGTCAAATTTACCTATTTATTTTACAAATTATAAACTTAATTAACTGTTAAAATCATAAAATATTTATTTTTATAAAAAGTTTATTTTAATTTAGCTTATAACAATATGTCACATCGACTATTTTTAACAAAAACAACATATAACTAATAGTTGTATCCATTAATCTAAATCTAATGTTAAATTTTCTAAATTGCCCTTTAATTTTATACACAGTCACACACAAAAAATAAAAAATGTATTATCGTAAACTAAGCTTGTCATCATCTACTTTTGTCGTGGAAACTCATTCGCTGTCGACTAAAAATACCGTTTCTTTTCTCCAAAAACAAGTCATTTTCTGTTCTCGTATGTGTTTACACCTTGAAATTTTTCGCGGAAAAATCTCAAATTTCACATAATCAGATTTTGAATTGTCAGTTGTGTCAAAAAATGTCTCTCTGAGTGATTTAGAGACTTAAGGGTAAAAAAAATATTGGTTCAGAGAAGTGTTGTGAGTTGGAAAAGAGTTTGGAAGTCGTTCCAAGCGGTTTCAAAGCATGTTTGCTCTTCTCCTTCACCCTAATTCTTCTCGCTCTCAAGCTTGATCATGTTTTTTTTGGAAAAAAGGGCACTAGCTTGATCATGTTCTTTCTCAATCATGGTGGTCAGTTTCTTTATTTCATTTTCGTAATTGCTGCTTTGACTTCTCTTTCTATAGCCAAAGTTGGGATAATTTTCTCTGAATCAGTAAATGTGTTTCTCTGATATTAAGTTTTGACTATATTTAGTTTGGGTACAAACTATAAAAATTGGATCCTTGTGTTTAGCGATGTCTAAAGTAGAAGCTTTTATCATCATTTGGCTCTATTTTTTTTGCAAATTTATATTTACACCACTGTGACCGTTCCGTGTTGTGATTTCATCGCTTCTCATCTTCGCATTCTCTTTTTTTTCATATGTTCTTCATTTTTTCTTCTCTTTCCGTATAATTCTTCATCGGTGTGATTTTCTTATTTTTAGGTAAAAATTACACGTCAAAATTTGACTATTTATTTTATAAACCATAAACTTAGCTAAACAAAATCTAATTATTTTACAAATTAAATTAAAAATCATAAAATATAATTTTTTTCTTAAGTTTGTTATAATTTAGCTTCTAACGATGTCAGCTCCACTCTTTTTAGCAAAGAAACATCTAACTAATAGGTGTAGCCTTAATCTAAATCTAATGTTAAATTTTTGAAATTGTCCTTCATTTTTATACAGAGTCACACACAAAAAGTAAAATGATATTATCGTAAACTAAGCTTTTCATTATCTTCTTTTATATACTACATAAAATAATTAGTTGAACACAATTTCTGGAAATCGATATAATGATTTCATATTCTTATATAAAACATTATAGTCATATATAAAGAATTATAATAACTATTAATGTCTTATAATGTCATGACTTATAAGTCATTTATAAATAAATAAAGCATTTATAAAATTATCTATCATGGCTTACAAAATTATTTTATCTTAATTTGAAATTATTTATATGATTTTATAAATGTAAAAAAAATTCCTATATATTAAACTAGAAATCAGTTAAGTGAATTTTGCTTACATATCGATCATTTGTGAAGTCTTAAGATTTTTTTATAATTTGCTTGGTCGATAATTTAGATTTAAAAAAAAAATATTGATCCTTTAATATCACTTGCCCAAAAATCTAAATTATATTACAAATACTGATTTATGATAACTAATTGTTGAAATTATAGAAAGAATATTAACACTTGATTAATTATTATTTTTATTCATAAACTACATAATATAATAAATGGAACTTTAAAAAAAATTATTTTAATTATATCTAAAATAAAAGGCAAATATAAAACTAATTACTATCACTTGCCATATAAGATAAATGATATTTACAAATCATAATTAATGGTAGCTAATTTTCAAAAATATAGAAAGTGCAATAATGTTTAATCAATTATTTATATATTTATATACTACATAAAATAATGAATATAAAATTTTTTATAGAAATAATGATTTCATATTCATATAAAAATATAGTAGTATCTATAACAATTACCAATCTCTTATAATGTCCATATATGTTTGATAAATAATTATGCTTTGAAGATTGGAAAGATTGTATTTAACGGATCATATGAGAACTTTGATTTAAAAAATGTTTTTCATTTAAATCAAATAATATAGTGAATAAGATAATGTTATGATTGAAAAGAATTTTAAGATGGAATTTTGGTTCGATAATTTGTATTACTATTTAGAGAATGAAATAAATATTTGACAAAAATATGTAAATTAGGAAAACATTAGCAAAAATTTAGTAAAAAGAACGAAATGATAACGAGAAAAATAAGAAGAGACCCAAGAAGAAGCATAATATATGTTGGAAAAGTTAATGTGATAATTACATATATAATTCCACAAGCATTTGTTATTACTAAATATTCATCATTTATTTTTACATCAAATTTATAAAAACTTTACGATTGATTTTCAAACTAATTGAAGTTAAAAATTATATTTTTAGTGTTTTTAATTATTATTATGACATTATATACATATATAATATATATATTTTTATAATATTTATATCTGCGAATTCGCGGACAACCCACCTAGTAAATAATATAATAAGAGACTTATAAATTCAATTCATGACCTGCTTTCTGGGAGGACTCTTTGTACCACCATCTGTTAGAAGTGAATAAACATTACAATAGAAACTCATCACTATCCATGATTCAAACTGTAGAATAATAATATGATTTTACTTACGTATGGACAAAACGACCTTCTCCGCTGCTATATAAAAAGAAGAATAAACATAAAGATAAATATTAACACACACTCAGTGACAAAAAAAAAACAAAATTATATCCTTACCAAAAAGACTTCTTTGAAGCAACAATGGGAAACTTCCCATCGTTTTAGAGTGTTGAAGGTCTCTAAACCAATTTGTTGATGATGAACATACAGACACATGTATCCCTTATCCATGAGGTCTTTCAAGATTGGAATATAACCTTTGTCCGATGATAGAAAGATCAGCGTTGCTGGAGCTTGATTACGTTCACACCACAATTCTAGTTATGTTTTAGTGCAGCTATCAGCAGCTTGATCTACAGACTCAGGTTCCTTGATATAAGTGACACTCTTGCCATTTTCCATTTTCAGCTCTCTCACAAGTTCTTCTTTCAACTCTCTCTCTTAATACCATTCGCATGAATCAGGTAAAGCTCTGGTAAAACTTCTTCATTGTAGCCGTGGGCAATAAGGTACTGGTTGATCCGAGAACGAGAGATGCTAACTTGGTTTGGATAAATGGCGACATTCTCTAGGTCTCAAAAACCCAACGGCTAGAAGCAGTTCTGCAAGCAAGTGGCAAGGTGAACAAAGTTTGTACAAATAGAGTGGCTAATGGAACAGCAGTGTTGCCTTTCTTTCTGACTTACATTTGGAACTTGGAAGTAATGTAACCAAACACAATACACCATTTAGTAAGAAAAACCAATGTTCTAACAGTTGGAATAGGCAGCAAATAAGTGATAGTTGAATTGATTTTATTAAAGTTCAATTCATGCAACTCACATCAGTTTAAACCATTCTAAATTAGTTTAAAACAATTTAAATCCGTTTAAATCAATCTAAATTGATATAAATCTCTTAATCAAGTAATTATGTTAGTCCAAATTCAGAAATTTGTCTAATTTCTTTATTTTTGTATATCTAATTTTAAGAGTTCATCAAAATAATTTTATAATTAAATTTTAAACTAAAACATCAAATATAATTATAAAATTCTACTGAGCATCTATTTACCATCTACCATTTTTGAACATTGAGAAAAACCTTACATGTTTTATATTCTTTATTGTTTACATTTCAAATCATTCACAGCTTCCAAATAAAGAAAATTTTGAGTTTTACAACTTTCTCCATCCTTATTGTATCATCAGTCACTTTATTTGTTCTTTGGATTTTGTTGCCTTATTCCATAGAAATTATGAAGCTTGAAGTGCTCTTATGTGTTTTGGGTGTAAAAACTTGAAAGCTGTGCTGCCCATCTCCACTTTTTTTCTGGCTTTCAGAAAGCTGATCTGGTTTATTTCATTCTTGCACTCTGTTATTCACTAGACCGTCGTGAAGAACCAAAAGGATGAGATCACAAACGCAAACGCCAAGTCAGGCGCATTAATCGCTGAAACTCCACTTGTTGTTGAGTTGGCTTTTGCAGCAGAAGGTGGCTTAGCAGTAGCAGCAGTAGCAGCAGCAACAAAAGGCTTAGTAGTAGAGGAAGGTGGGGATGGTGGCTCGTCAATTGTATAATCATCATCATTAGGAGGTTGTGGAGGAAGTGGTGTAGATGATGAACCATGATCAGAAGGACCTTCAGGATTCATTATAGGTATGTAACTACTAATATGAAGCACCGAGATGTTATATGGATGTGTGGCAACAGAGTCTATAAGCTTAGAGTCAAGGAGAGATCCACGAACCGCAGATCCAAACATGACGTCACCGTTGTTCATAACGGTTGCGTTTATGAACCCTTGTTGGCCTTTGGCTTGACCGCTTGATTGGAAGAGAGTGGTGAGTATTACTGATTTTTTGTTGAGACTCTTGAGTTTCTTGATGTCGTAGTAGTCTAAGACGATGTGGAGGCTAAGGCTTTTCTTGTTGTCTTCGGTTGATTGGTCGGAGAATAAGGACATTGCGTCGTTGGAAAGGGCGAGGACGGTTATGGTTTGACGGGAGTTGATGGTGGAAGCGAGTCCGGTTTGGGAGAGGAGGTTGTTGAAAGTGGAGAACTCATTGTTCAGGTTTAAAATGCGTGTGATGTTGAATGCGTGGGCATTGAGGAATGTAGAAGCAAAGAAGAAGAGGGAGAGTGTAAGTGAAGCAGAGGAAAAAGAAGACATTGTATGGATTTGATTGATGAGGATGATTGTTGTGAGCTTTTTATCGAGTCGAGATGTGCATGTTTTGATTTGGTGTCTTGTTTAGACATGAGGAAGAGAATGTGTTTCTCCGCACTTTGAGGATACTTGTCTCATGTCTTTTCTGGATTAAGAACACTTGTCGGGGGTCTCATGACTTATTATGGTGGTTACTTTAAAAGCGTTTAGGTTATTCAAGTGATGTTCAAGCAATGTTCTAAAGTTCTGGTCTAGGCGGTATATTAGTTACAGCCAAAACAATTTTCTTAAAATCCAAATTATATAATTTAATATAATTCGATATAAACTGGTCTAAATTTGTTTTAACAAGTAACAATGTTAGTTCAAATCCATGTCTACTTCTTAAATTTCTAATTTTTATAATTCATCCAAATAATATTAGACATAAAAACTAAAATATTTATATATGTAAAATATATAATATTCGTCAATCCCGAATAATCCGGCTAGTTGGTAGTCCGGTTATAAACATTGTGTTAAAATAAGCCACTTGTTTGCAATAGAGAGAGTAATCATACAAGTAACATTGTAATACATGTTGCGGAAATTTGTTCCTCTTTTTATCCCCATGAAAATGGTAGAGAGCTACTTGAAATACATTTTTATTGTTTTTTTTAATATCCATACAAAAAAAATGAACCATAAACGTCATCAATAGGAGTATGATTATAGAGAAGAAAACAAAATGAAAAAATCCGATAATGCAGATGATAAAACTCATCTTTTTTTTGTTCCTAAGCTCTTATTGCTTCTCTTTTATCCCATCAGGCTGTTGCATTTCCGTTTGATTGAGAATCTGTTCGGACGTAAGTCAGACTACGAGTACTTGGAGTTGCTGCAACGCTGTTGGTGCCAGTCTCAGCTGAATCACGTTTCCATTGCATACTCCTGGCTCCACCTCTAACAACAGAACGACCCCTAAATGCACCACCAGGGATACCTCTTCTGTAAGGTGAGGAGGCTCTTGCGTACCTTCCCGCTCGAGACCATGACATGCTCGACGCAGCCTCCTGTTGTTGTTCATTGCTTCCTTTCACAATCTGCATCCATCAGAAAAATACAAACTAAGACTCTAACCATTCCTAAAGACTACCAAACACTACATGAGATTTTTCAATATTTTTTTACCTTGAGAATCCGAGACATGAATGAGGTGCCGTCCAGAGATAATGCACTCTCTGCAGACTCTTTGCGCGTGAACTCGATATATGCTGATCTGCAAAAGGCGAACAACTTTGGTCACTTAAAAGCCTCTGGTAACTAAACTTTGCAAGGTCCTGAATGCAGATAACTTACCCACTTGGTTGCCCTGTCGCTGGATCTGTAACTATGACAGCTTTAAGCACTTCACCAAACTTGTTGAAATGCCTTGAAAGGCTATCCTTGGTGGCACCAAAATGAACCTGTTTTACGACCAAACCACACTCAAATTAATACAACCAATGAAAAAAAATTTGCTCAGTTTCAGTTCAGGAGTAAATAAAGAGTCACAGTCATTACATTGGCGACAAAGATTGTTCGAGACCTAGCATCTTCCAAAGGGCGGCTAGCAGATAATGTCCCTGCAAATACGACCAAGTCATGAAGAAGAACTTAACCAACAGGAACCCAAGAAGTTACAATACCATGAATCTTTAAAAAAAAACAAAAACTCACCAGGAACAGGTTTCTTAATCAATGATTCTTCTTTCGCAATGGCAGCAGGTTTCACCGTTGATGATTCTGTGATAGCTTCACTAGATGTATATCTTTGCAGGCCCACACCTGGTACTTTCATCTGCTCCTCTAACTTCACTGTCTTCCCTGTATCTGCACTGCCAGAGAAACCTCCATTCTTCTGCTTGGTTCCAACTTCAGTAAAGTGATCTTGATAATTGGTCCCTTTAACTCTATTGGGGTCATCGACCAATCGATGCTGCAGACTTTTCGGATTGTTAATTCTGTTCCCAAGTGAAGAACTCGAGTAAGACCCATTGACACTTGGACCGAGTCTGCTTGGCTGCAAGCCAGTTTCAAAAGTCGTCATGTTCTCAACATACACTCCATTGTTGTCAAGACGCTGTGAGTATTGATGCTGTACCGGTTCCTGATCTTCGCTACGTTCTTCATTCTTAAGGGGAACTTCCGAAGTTTCAGGAAAGCCTGTTGAGTGGCTAATTCTGTCAAAGACGCTTCTCCCAGTTTTGGGATTCTTGGCATCTTCAGCTGCTTCGGATACAGCTTTCATAACAGTGGCTATGGGATTCACAGCCTTGGCTACAGATCGGGTTTTCCGAGGTGGGTCCGGTTCAGATGAGTCTTGAGTCGATGCGGATACCACTGAGCGGAGACGTTTTAATGAGGGTTCAGTGGGATTTGATGTACCCAGAGCATCTCGCATAGCAAACTGAAGCAGACGGCTAGAAACAACAGGTTTAGCCTCCCTCTATCATAGAAGTCAAAGAAAGATCATCAGAGAACCATAACCACTATCCGTACATTAGAAGGCTGGGGAAAGGCAACCCAATCACACAAAGTCAAGGGTAACTGAAGACGTCTCACACATGTCAGTCCTATACAACGCAAAGGTACCTACCCTCTGGCCTAAATTTGACTCTCAGAACATCTTCACAATACGATTTGACACCCATCCAGTGAACTATTTAAGCATATTTTTCAAACTTTCTACTCCAGGTACTAAGTGGTGATTGCTATTAAGCAGGAAATTACAGAATACAAACCTGTTCGTTCCGCGAGCTGTCAATTTTACTCCTTTTCCTGTGGGAATGAGACTGCTCAGATGGGGACCTTTTACCATGTCTCTCTCTGTGATCTTCCTTCTCGTAGTTATGAACTTTGTGAACCTCAGAACTCAGAAGAGGAGGAACGTCAGAAGCATTCGGCTGGGTTCTCCACTGTCTACTGCGCCGAGATGGTGCTCGTCCTTTCTCAGATTCGGAATCCATTTGCACAAGTGCTTTATCCTCATTCTGACTACTTACCAATGAGCTTCTCACCATAGTTTTCTCAACATGAGAACTAGTAAAGTATTCATCCACACTTTCCCCTAGATGATCCCACAACCTGTAAAAAAAAAAACCTCCAACTGAGTTCAAATTTATAAAAAGAGATTCAACTTCGACTTTCTTATACATTAATTCATAACAATTTTCTTTTCAATAGGAGAAAAACTATCCATTGCTTTACTTAGGTCGCCTCTGTGTTCCAATTCTCCCTTAGAAAACATCAAATTGAACCACGATTTTTCCATAGATAAAGGCAATAGAACCTTGTTTCCACAAAGGGCAAGAGACATTTACATACCAGGAGACAAAAGAATCGCTATCATCAGCAAGAAAGATCTTTAATTCATTCTTAGCTTCCTCTTTCCTCCTCCCATTCTTAAGTAACACTATCACATATTCCTATGAGCACACAAAATATACATCAGTGTCACTAGATTTCTAGGAGACTTGTTTCATGAGTAACACCATCAACGTGTAGAATCAATCAACAATCCAAGAAAGCTAATTATCACATTCAACCTAAATAAGAAATATTCGTATACCACAAGAATGTCATCAGTGTAATCTCCCATGTACTCCTTCAGCTTAACCTTCACTCTCTCTTTCAACTTCACAACTCCTTCCTCACTGAAATCACCATCATCGAGATCGTATCAAAAAAAAACCTAACTTTTCCGCCGCAATGACACAACAGAGAAACAACAAAATCAGTATAAACCCTAAGACTCAATTCGAGAACGGAGAGATTTAAACAACCTCCGGTCCGTGGGGATGTTTAGGGTTTGGTTCTCTGTCTGTCGGGGAAGAATCCAAAGAGCGCACTCGCTCGATTTTCTGATTATAATCAGAAAGGGATTTTTCGCTTCGGCTTCGACAGACGGAACGAATTAGACACAGAGAAACTGAACAAAAATAAATAAAATTATAAGTCCTTTCGTAAAATCTTTTATAAACCCAAACACACAGGAGGTTTATGCTCCTAATGGGCTGGGTCGAAATTTATTGGGCCGAATCAATGTGGGTAGTAGTGTGCTATGCTACAGTTGTAGTAGTATTTTTATGATACGGTACTAAGAGCATGTTTATCGGTAAAACCCACGTAAGGGTTCTTAGTGATTTTTTTAATATTTAAGTGAAGTTAAGTTATTTTGTTAAGAGATCCTTAATGTTAGTGGTTTATTGCTAGTATTTTAATTAGGAATTCTTAACAATAAAAAATTATTAAATATAATTTTATTTTAAAAAAAAACAAAGTTAAGCATATTATTTGAAACATAAATTTTAAAATAAAAACATAAAAGCAAAGATTACTAAATAAACGATAATAATTTGAAATAGGCATTGAAGCTTAGTTGATGTCTTGATCACGTCCAAATTTACTCAATATATGTTCAACCAAATCACGTTTCAGTTGTTGATGCGCTTGTTTATCACGAATTCTTGCTCGAACACCCATCTGAATGGCGATATTTGTAGGGATATCTATTGAATATGTGAGATCGATATGTGAATTTCCGCTGCCTTCTCCTTGTTGGAAAT
This sequence is a window from Brassica oleracea var. oleracea cultivar TO1000 chromosome C1, BOL, whole genome shotgun sequence. Protein-coding genes within it:
- the LOC106316155 gene encoding protein gar2 → MGDYTDDILVEYVIVLLKNGRRKEEAKNELKIFLADDSDSFVSWLWDHLGESVDEYFTSSHVEKTMVRSSLVSSQNEDKALVQMDSESEKGRAPSRRSRQWRTQPNASDVPPLLSSEVHKVHNYEKEDHRERHGKRSPSEQSHSHRKRSKIDSSRNEQREAKPVVSSRLLQFAMRDALGTSNPTEPSLKRLRSVVSASTQDSSEPDPPRKTRSVAKAVNPIATVMKAVSEAAEDAKNPKTGRSVFDRISHSTGFPETSEVPLKNEERSEDQEPVQHQYSQRLDNNGVYVENMTTFETGLQPSRLGPSVNGSYSSSSLGNRINNPKSLQHRLVDDPNRVKGTNYQDHFTEVGTKQKNGGFSGSADTGKTVKLEEQMKVPGVGLQRYTSSEAITESSTVKPAAIAKEESLIKKPVPGTLSASRPLEDARSRTIFVANVHFGATKDSLSRHFNKFGEVLKAVIVTDPATGQPSGSAYIEFTRKESAESALSLDGTSFMSRILKIVKGSNEQQQEAASSMSWSRAGRYARASSPYRRGIPGGAFRGRSVVRGGARSMQWKRDSAETGTNSVAATPSTRSLTYVRTDSQSNGNATA
- the LOC106299545 gene encoding fasciclin-like arabinogalactan protein 14 — protein: MSSFSSASLTLSLFFFASTFLNAHAFNITRILNLNNEFSTFNNLLSQTGLASTINSRQTITVLALSNDAMSLFSDQSTEDNKKSLSLHIVLDYYDIKKLKSLNKKSVILTTLFQSSGQAKGQQGFINATVMNNGDVMFGSAVRGSLLDSKLIDSVATHPYNISVLHISSYIPIMNPEGPSDHGSSSTPLPPQPPNDDDYTIDEPPSPPSSTTKPFVAAATAATAKPPSAAKANSTTSGVSAINAPDLAFAFVISSFWFFTTV
- the LOC106323594 gene encoding CTP synthase-like — protein: MKYVLVTGGVVSGLGKGVTASSIGLLLQACGLRVTSIKIDPYLNTDAGTMSPFEHGEVFVLDDGGEVDLDLGNYERFLDSTLTRDNNLTTGKIYQSVIDKERKGDYLGRTVQVVPHITDAIQEWIERVANVPVDGKEGPPDVCVIELGGTIGDIESMPFIEALGQFSYKVGPGNFCLVHVSLVPVLSVVGEQKTKPTQHSVRELRSLGLTPNILACRSTKALEENVKTKLSQFCHVPEENIVTLYDVPNIWHVPLLLRDQKAHGAILKELNLLGKAVEADVTEWTERTKIYDSLQDPVRIAMVGKYTGLTDSYLSVLKALLHASVACHKKLVVEWVAASDLEEITAHETPDVHKAAWDLLKGADGILVPGGFGDRGVQGKILATKYARENQVPFLGICLGMQLAVVEFARSILGYKDANSTEFEPETSSPCVIFMPEGSTTHMGGTMRLGSRRTHFQVPDCKSAKLYGNAKYVDERHRHRYEVNPDMISEIENAGLSFVGKDGTGRRMEIVELQNHPYFVGVQFHPEFKSRPGKPSALFLGLIAAASGCLEAVLQASGKMNKVLINGMANGTAMGKFYQNGNVYSNGNGLHH